One stretch of Halapricum desulfuricans DNA includes these proteins:
- a CDS encoding phosphoribosyltransferase family protein — protein sequence MNRIEKATLQLRAVEILRTRKESLTYDELAAETGLPAGDLNRYVNGHVLPGLERAREVVAGFGRETVAAELDARLRTDEEGYVDNTDVVFDQSLLDIAAVVLAEDVGFDRPDVVLTAATDGITFASAVARYYGARTAYAKKSRETAVEEFVEARQRVTPGIELTYSLPASAIDAGDRVLVVDDIVRSGETQCLLLDIADQVDAEVVGAAVLVVADESGLDSVRDATEASVVALTST from the coding sequence ATGAACCGCATCGAGAAAGCCACCCTCCAGTTGCGCGCCGTCGAGATCCTGCGGACGCGCAAGGAGTCGCTGACCTACGACGAGCTGGCGGCCGAGACCGGGCTGCCGGCCGGCGATCTGAACCGCTACGTCAACGGCCACGTCCTCCCCGGACTCGAGCGTGCCCGCGAAGTCGTCGCGGGGTTCGGTCGGGAGACGGTCGCCGCGGAACTCGATGCGCGACTCCGGACCGACGAGGAGGGGTACGTCGACAACACCGACGTCGTCTTCGACCAGTCCCTGCTCGACATCGCGGCGGTCGTGCTCGCCGAGGACGTCGGCTTCGACCGCCCGGACGTGGTGCTGACGGCCGCGACCGACGGCATCACCTTCGCCTCGGCGGTGGCGCGGTACTACGGTGCTCGCACCGCCTACGCCAAGAAGTCCCGCGAGACCGCCGTCGAGGAGTTCGTCGAGGCGCGCCAGCGCGTCACGCCCGGCATCGAGTTGACCTACTCGCTGCCCGCCAGCGCCATCGACGCCGGCGACCGCGTACTCGTCGTCGACGACATCGTCCGCTCGGGCGAAACCCAGTGTCTCCTGCTCGATATCGCCGATCAGGTCGACGCCGAGGTCGTGGGCGCGGCCGTGCTGGTCGTCGCCGACGAGTCGGGCCTCGACAGCGTCCGCGACGCGACCGAGGCCTCGGTGGTCGCGCTGACGAGTACGTGA
- a CDS encoding inositol monophosphatase family protein, protein MLAGGGAAVGTASAFANTNVLGALNDGAGTAQLEIDDLEGQLPIEDRYLRIGVLATAKAAQLHQNYFGKIGEAEEKDPQNLLTQVDIEAEELIRETIEEELGDDFQEEGHVFYGEEQGGTLEGDFVWIIDPLDGTTNFSKGIPHFGVNLAITRDGELYAGVMYYSLRDEVYVAVKGKGAYKFRSDGYDLVAEDSEPEELSVTDVEAIEDSFHGVGFYLKETANDYDYMGVWRYLFANTQGTRLLGAAAPDLAFVGEGVFDTVSVKDLKPVDVAPEVLIVREAGGKVTDFEGNEDLESLLEGSVIATNGYLHDDFFELLEASNKSWLTRPIENVTLNSGSGNSSTSGQ, encoded by the coding sequence ATGCTGGCCGGAGGGGGAGCGGCCGTCGGTACCGCCAGTGCGTTCGCCAACACAAACGTCCTGGGCGCACTCAACGACGGCGCGGGTACAGCGCAACTCGAAATCGACGACCTGGAAGGACAGTTGCCGATCGAGGACCGGTATCTCCGGATCGGTGTCCTGGCGACAGCGAAAGCGGCACAACTCCACCAGAATTACTTCGGAAAGATCGGCGAGGCAGAAGAGAAAGATCCGCAGAACCTGCTCACACAGGTCGATATCGAGGCGGAGGAACTCATCCGTGAAACGATCGAAGAGGAACTCGGCGACGACTTCCAAGAGGAAGGACACGTCTTCTACGGCGAAGAGCAGGGGGGGACCCTCGAAGGTGATTTCGTCTGGATCATCGATCCGCTCGACGGAACGACGAATTTCAGCAAGGGTATTCCCCACTTCGGCGTCAACCTCGCCATCACGAGAGACGGCGAATTGTACGCCGGTGTGATGTACTACTCGCTCCGCGACGAAGTGTACGTCGCGGTCAAAGGCAAGGGCGCCTACAAGTTCCGGAGTGACGGCTACGATCTCGTCGCCGAGGACTCCGAACCGGAAGAGCTCTCGGTCACTGACGTCGAGGCGATCGAAGACTCGTTCCACGGCGTCGGGTTCTATCTCAAGGAGACCGCCAACGACTACGACTACATGGGCGTCTGGCGGTACCTGTTCGCGAACACGCAGGGCACCCGGCTGCTCGGGGCTGCCGCACCGGATCTGGCGTTCGTCGGCGAGGGCGTGTTCGACACCGTCTCGGTGAAGGACCTCAAGCCCGTGGACGTCGCCCCCGAGGTGCTCATCGTCCGTGAGGCGGGCGGCAAAGTGACCGACTTCGAGGGGAACGAAGACCTCGAGAGCCTGTTAGAAGGAAGCGTCATCGCGACGAACGGCTACCTCCACGACGACTTCTTCGAACTGCTCGAGGCATCGAACAAGAGCTGGCTTACTCGACCGATCGAGAATGTCACGCTGAATTCCGGAAGCGGGAATTCGAGTACGAGTGGCCAATAG
- a CDS encoding NCS2 family permease, producing the protein MVRETLAEYFGFEEHGTDLRTEIIAGITTFLAMSYIVVVNPAIMTFFPGEDGKPGIAIEGYTPGEVQQMLTVVTILAAAVAIFVMAFYANRPFGQAPGLGLNAFFAFTVIGQLGIPWETALAAVVVEGVIFIILTAIGAREYIIKLFPQPVKFGVGTGIGLFLGIIGLQAMGIVANDPETLVTLGNIASSPLAILSVVGLFFTLALYVRGVPGSIVVGIVTTTLAGIVLTFTGVVSPGVVAGEFVGNGTFNPSELTGAQYDITPLVGAFITGLQNVEGLTFALVVFTFFFVDFFDTAGTLVGVGQAGDMLDEDGNMPDIDKPLMADAVGTTAGGILGTSTVTTYIESATGVEEGGRTGMTALVIGILFLLALVVVPLATIIPLYASHIALVVVALLMLRNVVDIQWDKLTHAVPAGLTIIIMPLTYSIAYGIAAGIISYPIVKAANGEWRDVHIGQWLMAAAFVVYFYVRTSGILEATV; encoded by the coding sequence ATGGTACGGGAGACACTCGCGGAGTACTTCGGGTTCGAGGAGCACGGAACCGACCTTCGGACGGAGATCATCGCCGGTATCACGACGTTCCTGGCGATGAGCTATATCGTGGTCGTGAACCCAGCTATCATGACCTTCTTCCCCGGAGAGGACGGAAAGCCCGGGATCGCGATCGAGGGGTACACGCCCGGCGAAGTCCAGCAGATGTTGACAGTGGTCACGATACTGGCCGCTGCCGTCGCCATTTTCGTGATGGCTTTCTACGCGAATCGGCCGTTCGGTCAGGCGCCGGGCCTGGGCCTGAACGCCTTCTTTGCGTTCACGGTCATCGGACAACTGGGTATCCCCTGGGAAACTGCGCTCGCCGCCGTCGTCGTCGAGGGTGTGATCTTCATCATCCTGACGGCGATCGGCGCACGGGAGTACATCATCAAGCTGTTCCCGCAACCAGTGAAGTTCGGTGTCGGAACGGGGATCGGGCTGTTCCTCGGGATCATCGGCTTGCAGGCGATGGGGATCGTTGCTAACGATCCCGAGACGCTCGTCACTCTCGGTAATATCGCGTCTAGCCCGCTTGCCATCCTCTCGGTCGTTGGACTGTTCTTCACGCTCGCGCTGTACGTTCGGGGAGTCCCGGGATCGATCGTCGTCGGCATCGTTACGACGACGCTGGCCGGGATCGTGCTGACGTTTACCGGCGTCGTCAGTCCGGGCGTCGTCGCTGGTGAGTTCGTAGGGAACGGCACGTTCAACCCCTCCGAACTCACGGGCGCGCAGTACGACATCACGCCGCTCGTTGGGGCCTTCATCACGGGGCTGCAGAACGTCGAAGGGCTGACCTTCGCGCTGGTCGTCTTCACGTTCTTCTTCGTCGACTTCTTCGATACGGCGGGGACGCTCGTCGGCGTCGGGCAGGCGGGCGACATGCTCGACGAGGACGGAAACATGCCCGACATCGACAAGCCGCTGATGGCCGACGCCGTCGGGACGACCGCCGGCGGGATCCTCGGCACGTCCACGGTGACGACGTACATCGAATCGGCAACCGGCGTCGAAGAGGGCGGCCGAACCGGCATGACTGCACTGGTGATCGGGATTCTCTTCCTGCTGGCGCTGGTCGTCGTCCCGCTCGCGACGATCATCCCGCTGTATGCCTCCCATATCGCGCTCGTCGTCGTCGCGCTGCTCATGCTGCGCAACGTCGTCGACATCCAGTGGGACAAACTCACGCATGCGGTCCCGGCCGGACTGACGATTATCATCATGCCGCTCACCTACTCGATCGCTTACGGGATCGCTGCCGGGATCATTTCCTACCCGATCGTGAAGGCCGCGAACGGCGAATGGCGCGATGTCCACATCGGCCAGTGGCTGATGGCCGCGGCGTTCGTGGTGTACTTCTACGTCCGCACGAGCGGGATCCTCGAAGCAACTGTCTGA
- a CDS encoding glutaredoxin family protein, which produces MTNIEVYVLSGCPFCAKVTKKLDDLGLEYVTHEVPASHSERTEVEEISGQTGVPVLVDPDNGIEGMPESSDIVEYLEETYGQAA; this is translated from the coding sequence ATGACAAATATCGAAGTGTACGTCCTCTCGGGCTGTCCGTTCTGTGCGAAAGTCACGAAGAAACTCGACGACCTCGGCCTTGAGTACGTGACTCACGAGGTGCCGGCCAGTCACAGCGAGCGCACCGAAGTCGAGGAGATCAGCGGCCAGACCGGCGTTCCCGTGCTGGTCGACCCCGACAACGGTATCGAGGGCATGCCCGAGAGCAGCGACATCGTCGAATACCTCGAAGAGACCTACGGACAGGCGGCATAG
- a CDS encoding class I SAM-dependent methyltransferase: MSVREEFDEWAAEGRDRGMEERHWHTAKHALARMPIEDGETVLDLGCGSGYAARAMREAGGAGRAYGLDGSPEMARNASAYTDDEATGFLVGDFQHLPFESGSVDHAFSMEAFYYASDPMAALEEIRRVLRPGGTFYCAVDFHADNPHTAEWTEYVDVEMTRWSRKEYRQRFREAGFHVAEQDSIPDREVEIPPAGEFPTEDWASREAMVEHYREHGTLLTVGVAP; encoded by the coding sequence ATGAGCGTTCGCGAGGAGTTCGACGAATGGGCGGCCGAGGGCCGCGACCGAGGCATGGAGGAGCGACACTGGCACACGGCCAAGCACGCGCTGGCCCGGATGCCGATCGAGGACGGGGAGACGGTCCTCGACCTGGGCTGTGGCAGCGGCTACGCTGCCCGGGCCATGCGGGAGGCCGGCGGGGCCGGTCGCGCCTACGGACTCGACGGCTCGCCGGAGATGGCCCGCAACGCCAGCGCGTACACCGACGACGAAGCCACGGGCTTTCTGGTCGGGGACTTCCAGCACCTGCCCTTCGAGTCCGGAAGCGTCGATCACGCCTTCTCGATGGAGGCCTTCTACTACGCGAGCGACCCGATGGCGGCACTCGAGGAGATCCGACGCGTCCTGCGACCCGGCGGGACCTTCTACTGTGCGGTCGATTTCCATGCCGACAACCCCCATACTGCGGAGTGGACCGAGTACGTCGACGTTGAGATGACGCGCTGGTCCCGGAAGGAGTACCGCCAGCGCTTCCGCGAGGCCGGCTTTCACGTCGCCGAACAGGACTCGATTCCGGATCGGGAGGTCGAGATCCCGCCGGCCGGCGAGTTCCCCACCGAGGACTGGGCGAGTCGCGAGGCGATGGTCGAACACTACCGCGAGCACGGGACGCTGCTGACCGTCGGCGTCGCTCCCTGA
- a CDS encoding DUF2391 family protein — translation MARSIPRFRFDDVAQQFVGGFLLAGPFVVTEEVWDLAENMTNWHALLIVGIVLAIGYGALYEADDDRDPEREPEVAGVPLRFVSLMSISFGSVVLLSLVVTAPDQFLGDLTGPRQAIVTARAVAVGAIFSVVGAATADSVF, via the coding sequence ATGGCCAGATCGATCCCGCGGTTCAGGTTCGACGACGTCGCCCAGCAGTTCGTCGGCGGGTTCCTGCTCGCGGGCCCGTTCGTCGTCACCGAGGAGGTGTGGGATCTGGCCGAGAACATGACCAACTGGCACGCGCTGTTGATCGTCGGGATCGTGCTCGCGATCGGGTACGGCGCGCTGTACGAGGCCGACGACGACCGCGATCCCGAGCGCGAGCCCGAGGTCGCGGGGGTCCCGCTGCGGTTCGTCTCGCTGATGTCCATTTCCTTCGGCTCGGTCGTGCTCCTGTCGCTGGTCGTGACTGCACCCGACCAGTTCCTCGGGGACCTGACCGGTCCCAGACAGGCGATCGTCACTGCGCGGGCCGTCGCCGTCGGGGCGATCTTCAGCGTCGTCGGCGCGGCGACCGCCGACTCGGTGTTCTAG
- a CDS encoding sensor histidine kinase: protein MDISYVRNPIVLLGLVALLATGVSLLVADAPVTATLVQAVLPVVVGLLLIGYGLSLEAAMSPFFRRRIAKLIGVATGVFFVLGTWFGVLSRTFETSYLVAIVTSLVTGAALGALLGVYSARLGRANRELANRNERLEEFAGIVSHDLRDPLQVLSSSIELAEETGDPEHFQRGRAAAKRMDQLIEDLLLLARTDGDALDIETVVLDDVTESAWEQVDTDTATLELDDDLRLQADRDRLRQLLANLVRNAAEHGSTSAQSQVPGDVVEHGTRDGRRSAVGVLEDGENVTVTVGRLETDGFYVADDGRGIDADDPNRVFESGYSTSADGTGFGLTVVSRIAESHGWTVTATESESGGARFEIRDVRAFD from the coding sequence GTGGACATCTCTTACGTTCGAAACCCGATCGTTCTGCTCGGCCTGGTGGCCCTTCTCGCGACAGGCGTCTCGCTGCTGGTCGCCGACGCGCCGGTCACGGCGACTCTCGTACAGGCCGTACTGCCGGTCGTCGTGGGACTGCTCTTGATCGGCTACGGGCTGTCGCTCGAGGCGGCGATGTCGCCGTTCTTCCGGCGGCGGATCGCGAAGCTGATCGGCGTCGCCACGGGCGTGTTCTTCGTCCTCGGGACGTGGTTCGGCGTGCTCAGTCGCACGTTCGAGACGTCGTATCTGGTCGCGATCGTTACCTCGCTGGTTACCGGGGCGGCGCTCGGCGCGCTCCTCGGCGTGTATTCCGCCCGACTCGGCCGAGCGAACCGGGAGCTGGCCAATCGCAACGAACGTCTCGAGGAGTTCGCCGGGATCGTCAGTCACGACCTGCGTGATCCACTGCAGGTCCTTTCCAGTTCAATCGAACTCGCCGAAGAGACCGGTGACCCCGAACACTTTCAGCGGGGCCGAGCGGCGGCAAAGCGGATGGATCAGTTGATCGAGGACCTGCTGTTGCTGGCGCGGACGGACGGTGACGCACTCGACATCGAGACAGTGGTCCTCGACGACGTCACCGAGAGCGCCTGGGAACAGGTCGATACCGACACGGCCACGCTCGAACTCGACGACGACCTGCGGCTCCAGGCCGACCGCGACCGTCTCCGGCAACTCCTCGCAAATCTCGTCCGGAACGCCGCGGAACACGGCTCAACGAGCGCTCAGTCGCAAGTTCCCGGCGACGTGGTCGAGCACGGCACGAGGGACGGTCGACGATCGGCTGTCGGTGTGCTCGAAGACGGCGAGAACGTGACCGTCACGGTCGGCCGACTGGAGACGGACGGGTTCTACGTCGCGGACGACGGCCGGGGAATCGACGCCGACGATCCCAACAGGGTCTTCGAGTCGGGCTACTCCACGAGTGCGGACGGGACGGGCTTCGGACTGACTGTCGTCTCGCGGATCGCCGAATCGCACGGCTGGACGGTGACTGCGACCGAAAGCGAGAGCGGCGGTGCCCGGTTCGAGATCCGCGATGTCCGGGCCTTTGACTAG